Proteins co-encoded in one Dreissena polymorpha isolate Duluth1 chromosome 12, UMN_Dpol_1.0, whole genome shotgun sequence genomic window:
- the LOC127853443 gene encoding adhesion G-protein coupled receptor D1-like produces MLAEGGVIALMVLRPLGKKDVVPIFLAATYGMPFLIVGISVGITQSRGYGNERFCWLTVQSGLFWAFAGPAIAIVATNTMIMVLVLKKLFGVSAMAKKSDVEKIKTGVRSVCILLPVLGLTWLIGIFSVNRDTLVFQYLFAISNSLQGFLIFLVQCVLDRKVRDAFRQTRIPWLTSTADMELKSTQKSAFNKASASTSFRDA; encoded by the exons ATGTTGGCGGAGGGAGGAGTTATCGCTTTGATGGTGCTGAGGCCACTCGGCAAGAAAGACGTTGTCCCTATATTTCTAGCTGCTACGTACG GAATGCCATTCTTGATTGTCGGAATATCCGTTGGTATAACGCAATCCAGAGGTTACGGCAATGAACGCTT CTGCTGGTTGACGGTCCAGTCAGGTCTCTTTTGGGCATTTGCTGGACCTGCCATAGCGATTGTCGCG ACGAACACAATGATTATGGTCCTCGTTTTGAAGAAACTATTTGGAGTTTCCGCCATGGCCAAGAAATCTGATGTGGAGAAAATCAA GACGGGTGTTCGTAGCGTGTGTATCCTGCTGCCCGTACTGGGTCTTACCTGGCTGATTGGCATCTTTTCCGTCAACAGGGACACGCTCGTCTTCCAGTACCTGTTCGCCATCTCCAACAGCTTGCAG GGTTTCTTGATATTTCTAGTACAGTGTGTTTTGGACAGAAAG GTGCGCGATGCGTTCCGACAGACTCGTATCCCATGGCTCACAAGCACGGCAGACATGGAGTTAAAATCCACGCAG AAATCAGCTTTCAACAAAGCAAGCGCTTCCACGTCGTTTCGGGATGCGTAA